One Plasmodium cynomolgi strain B DNA, chromosome 12, whole genome shotgun sequence genomic region harbors:
- a CDS encoding hypothetical protein (putative): MFEQRDSSKEAQSKSEDELSAEDLIPSFQDIWDSLDKYDEEYTPSSEIQKYHNSLQKSLYNILFSIKYFHELNIDAQFLKLVNRYVKFKLQGNQTDEKDISRLARFHLKNQKDDDEDELVVDEEVGVFPTKCPISQMPFENPVTQRFSKNRKACVHTFEKAFILRLMQNKDTIECPIAACKKKVYKNSLHPDYEFLHHARYKKFRDNITEAKEYFVNLRNDESKGFDFVE, from the exons ATGTTCGAGCAAAGGGATTCCTCGAAGGAG GCGCAAAGCAAAAGCGAAGACGAATTGTCTGCGGAGGACCTC ATCCCAAGCTTCCAGGACATCTGGGACAGTCTGGACAAATATGATGAAGAGTACACCCCCTCGAGTGAAATCCAGAAATATCACAATTCTTTGCAGAAGAGCCTGTACAACATTCTATTTTCGATTAAATATTTTC ACGAGTTAAATATTGATGCGCAATTTTTGAAGCTCGTGAACAGATATGTGAAGTTTAAATTGCAAG GAAATCAAACGGACGAAAAGGACATATCCAGATTAGCAAGG tttcacttaaaaaatcaGAAAGATGACGATGAGGACGAATTGGTCGTGGATGAAGAAGTGGGGGTCTTCCCCACCAAATGTCCCATATCGCAAATGCCTTTTGAAAACCCAGTGACGCAACG GTTTAGCAAAAATAGGAAGGCATGCGTGCACACGTTTGAGAAAGCGTTCATACTCCGATTGAT gCAAAATAAAGACACCATCGAATGCCCCATAGCAG CTTGCAAAAAGAAGGTCTACAAAAATAGCCTGCACCCCGATTACGAATTTTTGCATCATGCAAG GTACAAAAAATTCCGAGACAACATTACGGAGGCGAAGGAATACTTCGTCAATCTGAGGAACGACG aGAGCAAAGGATTCGACTTCGTTGAGTAA